The proteins below are encoded in one region of Pacificitalea manganoxidans:
- a CDS encoding PRC-barrel domain-containing protein — protein MKRILTTSAIVALMSGPVFAEAHMQKGEADAEAQATGTASYGDFASAQGLQGYRATDFIGKTIYIPEADAEAGNEGELTDPSENWESVGDIGDIILSSDGQIQNVIADIGGFLGMGERQVAISMDELDFMADGDDEDDFFLVYNGDRSILEEADEFSWGEGLENEDTAASDQQMAEGTVAEEAEAETEEMAADAEAMTEEAGDEVAEAANEAEAETEEMAAEAEAEIEGENDGVVAEADAETNTETDAAVPATGTTEMAATDPANAEMQMVPVEVSSVSTDDLIGVSVMGSDDQRIGEIGELIVADDGTINEAIIDVGGFLGIGEKPVAVSFEEIELMREGEGGPLTARVNATEDELEGMNAYEENDG, from the coding sequence ATGAAACGTATTCTGACCACCAGCGCCATTGTGGCGCTCATGTCCGGTCCGGTTTTTGCCGAAGCACATATGCAAAAGGGTGAAGCCGACGCCGAAGCACAGGCGACCGGCACCGCATCCTATGGTGATTTTGCCAGCGCGCAGGGCCTGCAGGGCTACCGCGCGACCGATTTCATCGGCAAAACCATCTACATCCCCGAAGCCGACGCAGAAGCCGGTAACGAAGGTGAGCTGACCGACCCGTCCGAGAATTGGGAAAGCGTTGGCGACATCGGCGACATCATCCTGTCCTCCGATGGTCAGATCCAGAACGTGATCGCCGATATCGGCGGCTTCCTCGGCATGGGCGAGCGTCAGGTGGCGATCTCCATGGATGAGCTGGATTTCATGGCCGATGGCGATGACGAAGATGATTTCTTCCTCGTCTATAACGGCGACCGCTCGATCCTCGAAGAAGCGGATGAATTCTCGTGGGGCGAAGGCCTTGAGAACGAAGACACTGCTGCTTCGGACCAGCAGATGGCTGAAGGCACCGTAGCCGAAGAAGCCGAAGCCGAAACCGAGGAAATGGCGGCGGATGCCGAAGCCATGACTGAAGAAGCCGGTGACGAAGTGGCCGAGGCCGCGAACGAAGCCGAAGCCGAGACCGAGGAAATGGCCGCTGAGGCCGAAGCCGAGATCGAAGGCGAAAACGACGGTGTCGTGGCCGAAGCTGATGCGGAGACCAACACCGAAACCGACGCGGCAGTCCCGGCCACCGGCACCACCGAAATGGCTGCGACCGACCCCGCCAATGCAGAAATGCAGATGGTTCCGGTTGAAGTGTCGTCCGTCTCCACCGACGATCTGATCGGCGTGTCCGTGATGGGCAGCGACGACCAGCGCATCGGCGAGATCGGTGAACTGATCGTGGCCGACGATGGCACCATCAACGAAGCCATCATCGACGTTGGTGGTTTCCTGGGCATTGGCGAAAAGCCGGTTGCCGTGTCGTTCGAGGAAATCGAACTGATGCGCGAAGGCGAAGGCGGTCCGCTGACCGCTCGCGTCAACGCCACCGAAGACGAACTGGAAGGCATGAATGCCTACGAAGAGAACGACGGCTAA